The Burkholderia ambifaria AMMD genome has a segment encoding these proteins:
- a CDS encoding ABC transporter substrate-binding protein, with translation MPFAPKQLAAALAIVLGTAAGAAVAQVPAGYPGNYQGVIDAAKKEGKLIVYSTTDTGLVRPLIKDFESLYGVKVEYNDMNSTELYNRYISENAASSTSADVLWSSAMDLQVKLVNDGLMASYDSPESPNVPQWAQYQKQAYGTTFEPLAIVYNKRLIPENEVPKTRADLIKLLTTQADKFKGKVTTYDIEKSGVGFNYLTQDAHVNEKVTWELVKAIGATGPKLQSSTGAMMERISSGENLIGYNIIGSYAYSKAKKDKSIGYVFPKDYTQVVSRLATISKKAKNPNAAKLWVDYLLSKRGQTVIANQVDLYAIRTDVSGETSAASLTKELGDSLKPIQIGTGLLVYLDQSKRLAFLKQWQQAIKR, from the coding sequence ATGCCGTTTGCACCGAAACAGCTCGCCGCCGCGCTGGCGATCGTCCTGGGCACCGCCGCCGGCGCTGCCGTCGCACAGGTTCCGGCCGGATATCCGGGTAACTACCAGGGTGTCATCGACGCCGCGAAGAAGGAAGGAAAACTGATCGTCTACTCGACGACCGACACGGGCCTCGTGCGCCCGCTGATCAAGGACTTCGAAAGCCTGTACGGCGTGAAGGTCGAGTACAACGACATGAACAGCACGGAGCTGTACAACCGCTACATCAGCGAGAACGCGGCCAGCAGCACCAGCGCCGACGTGCTGTGGAGCTCCGCGATGGACCTGCAGGTCAAGCTCGTCAACGACGGCCTGATGGCGTCGTACGATTCGCCCGAAAGCCCGAACGTGCCGCAATGGGCGCAATACCAGAAGCAGGCGTACGGCACGACGTTCGAGCCGCTCGCGATCGTCTACAACAAGCGCCTGATCCCCGAGAACGAGGTGCCGAAGACGCGCGCCGACCTGATCAAGCTGCTCACCACGCAAGCCGACAAGTTCAAGGGCAAGGTCACGACCTACGACATCGAGAAGTCGGGGGTCGGCTTCAACTACCTGACGCAGGACGCGCACGTGAACGAGAAGGTCACGTGGGAACTCGTGAAGGCGATCGGCGCCACCGGCCCGAAACTGCAGTCGAGCACCGGCGCGATGATGGAGCGGATTTCGTCGGGCGAGAACCTGATCGGCTACAACATCATCGGCTCGTATGCGTACTCGAAGGCGAAGAAGGACAAGTCGATCGGCTACGTGTTTCCGAAGGACTACACACAGGTCGTGAGCCGCCTCGCGACGATCTCGAAGAAGGCGAAGAACCCGAACGCCGCGAAGCTGTGGGTCGACTACCTGCTGTCCAAGCGCGGGCAGACGGTGATCGCGAACCAGGTGGACCTGTACGCGATCCGCACCGACGTGAGCGGCGAAACGTCGGCCGCGAGCCTCACGAAGGAACTCGGCGATTCGCTGAAGCCGATCCAGATCGGCACCGGCCTGCTCGTCTACCTCGACCAGTCGAAGCGGCTCGCGTTCCTGAAGCAATGGCAGCAGGCGATCAAGCGCTGA
- a CDS encoding PLP-dependent aminotransferase family protein: MSRGKAAIPLDLPCPAGLSTGTPQSKQECIADAIRDAILKRLLPGDSPLPSSRTLAARWSVARGTVEAAYDRLSSEGYIARTRGSGSRVCAIVPDSYLRASAQPRDGAPRRPGTAPEPEPTGAAAPEHAVRPGVPFVARLADPGLLPMQQWKKALGASLLAATPNDLGSTPSQGVEGLRDEIAAYLREYRGIPCEADDIFITTGIRHSIDLVARTVLTPGSTVLMEDPGYASAWHIFTMAAATVIDVPVDREGIQTATLDLHDDACAAYVTPAHQAPLGVTMSVSRRLELLDWAQRNRAWIIEDDYDGEFSYQAAPLPALKSLDACERVIYCGSFNKTLFSGLRIGFMVVPAELRPALSVVWHATARSVSVAPQLALARFIGHGDFAKHLRACRHAYRQRRDIVLDQLATHASGQFTVSGEHAGFHFVLGLPPAMDEASYVARARTAGIALQALSGFCRSTRCEPGVVVGYSALTAAHARHGGRILGKLLAQSA, translated from the coding sequence ATGTCGCGAGGCAAAGCCGCGATTCCACTCGATCTGCCGTGCCCTGCCGGGCTGTCGACGGGCACCCCGCAATCAAAACAGGAGTGCATTGCCGATGCGATTCGCGACGCGATCCTGAAACGCCTGCTTCCCGGCGACAGTCCGCTGCCGTCCAGCCGGACCCTTGCCGCACGCTGGAGCGTCGCGAGGGGAACCGTCGAAGCGGCCTACGACCGGTTGTCCTCCGAGGGCTACATCGCACGAACGCGCGGCTCGGGATCCCGGGTCTGCGCGATCGTGCCCGACAGCTATCTGCGTGCGAGCGCGCAGCCCCGGGACGGCGCGCCCCGCCGTCCCGGCACCGCGCCGGAGCCCGAACCGACGGGTGCGGCGGCGCCGGAACACGCGGTACGCCCGGGCGTTCCGTTTGTCGCGCGACTGGCCGACCCTGGCCTGCTGCCGATGCAGCAATGGAAGAAGGCACTCGGCGCGAGCCTGCTCGCCGCGACGCCCAACGATCTCGGCTCGACGCCGTCGCAGGGCGTCGAGGGTCTGCGCGACGAAATCGCCGCGTACCTGCGGGAATACCGCGGCATTCCATGCGAGGCGGACGACATCTTCATCACTACCGGCATCCGGCATTCGATCGACCTCGTCGCGAGAACCGTGCTCACCCCCGGCTCGACCGTGCTGATGGAAGATCCCGGCTATGCGTCCGCATGGCACATTTTCACGATGGCCGCGGCAACCGTGATCGACGTGCCGGTCGATCGAGAAGGAATCCAGACGGCCACGCTGGACCTGCATGACGATGCGTGCGCGGCCTACGTAACGCCCGCGCACCAGGCGCCGCTCGGCGTCACGATGTCGGTGTCGCGCCGGCTCGAACTGCTCGACTGGGCGCAGCGCAACCGGGCGTGGATCATCGAAGACGACTACGACGGCGAATTCAGTTACCAGGCCGCCCCGCTGCCCGCGCTGAAATCGCTCGACGCCTGCGAGCGCGTGATCTATTGCGGCTCGTTCAACAAGACGCTCTTTTCAGGGCTGCGCATCGGCTTCATGGTCGTGCCGGCGGAACTGCGACCGGCACTGTCGGTCGTGTGGCATGCAACCGCGCGCTCCGTCAGCGTGGCACCGCAGCTCGCGCTGGCCCGCTTCATCGGCCACGGCGATTTTGCGAAGCACCTGCGCGCGTGCCGCCACGCGTACCGCCAACGCCGCGATATCGTGCTCGACCAACTGGCCACGCACGCCAGCGGACAGTTCACGGTGTCGGGCGAGCACGCAGGTTTTCATTTCGTTCTCGGGCTGCCGCCCGCGATGGACGAGGCATCCTACGTCGCGCGAGCCCGCACGGCCGGCATCGCGTTGCAGGCGCTCAGCGGCTTTTGCCGCAGCACCCGCTGCGAACCGGGTGTCGTCGTCGGCTATTCGGCGCTGACGGCAGCGCACGCCCGGCACGGCGGCCGAATCCTCGGAAAACTGCTGGCACAATCGGCCTAG